A segment of the Lycium ferocissimum isolate CSIRO_LF1 chromosome 5, AGI_CSIRO_Lferr_CH_V1, whole genome shotgun sequence genome:
tatcaaaaataaaaaatttacaaagtagagaaaatagaaaattcaagaatgatcaaagcaaataaaatacCCTCTTCAAACTAATGGTTTTTCTGTGCTGTCTGATGAACTCACACTAAGGTTAAACATGCATGTCCCTTTAGATGTTTGCTTCCCTTTAGATGGAGTCAGTGACGTGGTGTTCCAATATTTACTCCCACTTTTAATCTCTTCTCCATAAACCCAATTTTCCCCTTCTCTACTTTTACTCTCAAATCCACCAGTCTCTGAGCATGAAATTGTAACTTTTCTCCAATTGCACCATATTCTCAGCATGATGTAAAGCAGAACCATGCATATGACTGTGGCAGTAAACACAATGGCCACTGTTATCCCTACAACACCAGCTTTTGATAGCTGCCAAATTCCCTCATGTCCCTTTATTTCAGAACAGGATAATAATGGTGGGCCACATAGCTTATGATCATTACCTATGAAAGAGCTCAGTGGAAATCCTGAAAATGTGGAAGGAATTGAGCCTTGGAGATGATTATACGACAGATTGAGAATATGCAAACTTGATAACCTTCCAAATGATTGTGGGACTTTTCCTTCAAGTTGATTGAATGAAAGATTTAGTCTTTCTAACTTCACAAGATTTCCAAGTGATGAAGGAATTTCACCAGAAAGTTGATTCTTGCTCAGGTCTAGTATCACTTGTAACTCGGATAAAGAGCCGATTTCATAAGGGATTGAGCCAGTTAAGTTGTTCTCAGAGAGCCTTAGCTCATAGAGCTTCTGGcatttttgaagagttgaaggaatGGAGCCAGAAAGATTGTTTCTTTGAAGATTCAAGACATTTAAACTTGTGAGATTTCCCAATTCTTGTGGTACGGCACCTGATAATCTGTTGTTACTGAGAGTAAGTTTGAGTAATCTCGGACAACTTCCAAGTTCTACTGGAACTGATCCAGTGAAGTTGTTGAAGGAAAGATCGAGCTCACCAAGACCTTCTATACCTCCTAACCATGTGGGAATTTTTCCCGAAAATTGATTAGAGCTAAGGAGAAAATGGCCAAGGTTTTTTAGGCCAGCAAGGGAAGGTGCTAGATCTCCGGTCAAATTGTTGAACGATAAATCAAGAAATCTAAGCTTTTCAAGTTGTCCAAATTCAGAAGGGAGTTCTCCAGTGAGAAAATTATTAGCAAGGCGAAGACGGGTTAGATTATTtgacaaggctaactcagaTGGGAGAAGACCAGAAAAGCTGTTGTTTGTTAAGTCAAGAGCTGTTAGGGAATTTAAACCAGCTAGGGGAGAAATGCTTCCACTAAACTTATTGTGAGAAAAGTTAACTTTGCTGAGATTTTTCAGAAGGGAAAGAGATTCAGGAAGTGGACCTTCAAGGGAATTGTTGTAAAGAGTAATCAGGTCCAGTTCTGAGAGAAATCTGAAAGTTGGTGGCAATGATCCTGAAAGTTTGTTATCAGCCAAAGCCAGTTTTTGAAGCTTCTTGCAGTAGCCTAAGCTTGATGGAATTGGACCAGACAACTCATTCTGCCTTAGCTGAAGAATTTCAAGATTCTTAAGCCGACCAATGGCATCAGGAATAGAGCTGGAAAATTGATTACCAAAGAAATCAACTCGCGTTAAGCTGGTGCAGTTTGTCAATTCTCTTGGGATATTTCCTGACAACTGGTTTTCGTAGAGGTACAGTTCGCGCAGCCTCTGAAGCTTTCCAATTTCAACTGGAATTCCACCAGAGAGCATGTTATGGAACAGGTACAAATCTTCCAGGTTAGTCAAGTTTCCTATCTCAGGCGGTATGGTTCCAGTAAAGCTGTTATTGTTGAGCAGGAGGTCCGTGAGACTTTCTACCCTGTCGAGGCCACGTGGCAGCATTCCTCCAAAGTTGTTACCAGAGAGATCCAGCTGTCGCAAGGACGTGCAATTTAGTAGCTCCATGGGGAAGTTGCCTGATAGCTTATTGTCAGCCAGAATAAGTAGGCTTAAGCTTGAACCGCGGAGACAGAAATTACTCGGGATGCTTCCTGTTAAGAAGTTTCCAGAGAGTGCTAAAGTCTCAAGATTCTTCAGCTGAGTGTTGAGAAGGGATATGGTTCCTGAAAGATTGTTATTTGATAAATCTAATGTTTCGAGCTGAACCAACTTGTTGAGCTCGAAAGGGATTTCTCCCTCCAATTCATTACCAAACAAGTTTAAGTACTTCAAATTGGAGAGATGGCTCAACTCAACAGGAATTAAACCAGAAAAGCTGTTGTTTGCCAGGTTCAAGATTTCGAGTGATTCGAGCTGACCAACTGAGGAAGGAATACGACCTCCAATTCTGTTATTTGATGCTGCAAAATTTTGAAGATTTTTGCAGCCGCCAATTGATTCTGGTATGGGGCCAGTAAGACTGTTTTGCTGCAAGTCAAGATTTATCAGATGCTTCAAGTTACCAATCTCATTTGGCATTTTTCCACTGAATTGGCAATAAGCAAGAGCCAAGACTCTCAACTCAGAAAGTTTACCAATTTCTGGTATCACTTGGCCTGTCAACATGTTAGCTCCAATTCTAAGAACTTGCAGCTTTCTCAAATGACCGATCTCCGAAGGAATCTCACCAgtgagaaaattggagaaaagaagCAATTCCTCCAAGTTATGAAGCTCTCCTAATTCAGGAGGGATTGTTCCATTAAGAAAATTGTCCGATAAATCAATCACTCGAAGAGAAGTGACATGCGCGAATTCTTGAGATATTGGACCTTCTAGTCCTGAAGCAGAAAGATTCAGGCCCACAATATGAGACTGATCATCAGAACATGCCACTCCATTCCAGGTACATATGCTAGTTCCTTCAGACCAGTTTTCAAGAACTCCAAATGGATCAACAAATTTTGACTTTATTCGCAAAAGCCAATAAGAATCTGAACCATTTGGAGAAGAACCAGCTAGAACAACACCAAGTGTTGTCAAGAAAAGCAGCAGATAAGAAAGATGAACACTTCCCATGTCAATATTTGTGAATGGAACTATGGAAGACAATCTTGGAACTTAAATTGACAAATGCATAATTTATGAAAGAATATTTGTGGAGGTGTTTTCACTTAAAATGGAAAACTATGAGTAGCATGAAGCTCATATGTTTGCTAATAGAGATAGGAGGAAAATTAACAGTGTCCTAAGTTGGCAAAGGCAAAAAGGAACTTGGAGTTTAAATAGTTTAATAGAAGTAGTCCTGCCTAATCATCTTTCTCAATAAAGTTGATGACGATGAGCATGAAAAGTTTTCTGAGTTTAATAATACTTCTTTATGACTATTCCATCTTTTCACTTTCCAAGTTCTAGGTAAAAGGTGTGACACtgtaacttttcttttcttttaggtCCGAGGGCAATCATAGAATTATGGAGCATGTGTTAGTAGCTTTTTAGATGATGAAGTGTATGAAGATAAGATATTGTGATGGCTATGTTGAAAAAATAgttaaacaagaacaaaaaagttATGGGAAGTGTCCCACTTGCCCCTGCAAAACGATCAAGAAAGTGGGCCTTTCTCTAGAAAAAAGTGGGCTTCTCTCTGGAGCTCTAAACTCTGAGGGCCCTCTAGTCAAGTTGATGTAATTCTTGAACTACTACTAGATACAAAGAGAatgttatgaaaaatgaaaatctttGGAATCTATTGCAAAAGATCAGATCAGGTTTGACTTTCTGAAGAGATATGGTCAATTAAGCTTCACCCTTTCGTCAACATAATTGGTATAAATCCATTATAGTATATTATTTGCAACAAACCATCTAGCTAGCTTGTTGTTCTTTATCTCCTCCATAATTTAAATATGAATCCTATAATTTATCCATCAAAATAACAACTCAAATGTCTTGGCATAATGACATGTTTACGTAATAATAGTAAGTTAATAAACTCTAAATTATAGAACAAGGACATGTTCAATTTGATATATTCTCAAATACTTAAAAGTCAAAGGCGTAAAGTGTGTACACGGCTGACATCTCACCTATTCGAGTGTTAGTTACTTGAAACTTCAGTCCTCTTCAATGACCTTGAGATGTTGAGAACCTACCTCATACATAATCAAGCCTAAGGCGAGTTCGTACTTACCTCTTACGAAATTGAATGCAATTTTACGATGTAATTCtagtttaaaataaattttaacaacTCCAAAGTTTCATAACCGCGTGAACCTATTCGTGACATATAGTACCTAGCCAAAAATTAAGGTAGTGGCGCTTTCAAGTTGTTCTATTAAACTCGAGCCAATCAATTTTTCATAATTTGGTATAATTCTCTGTCAGCTTGTGATTGGAAATTTGCATGAAATTATTCTCAACCCTTCAACCAAATCTCACCTAATACCACATTTAAAACAACTAGAAAACAGAAGAGCAGAGTAACCACATTTGAATATCTCAAAGAGGGAGCAGTTTGATTTCAATTCTTTAAAATTCAGAACAACCAAATGACCATGTGAACTATTTTTGGCTGTATTAGGATCAAAGAATGTGAACATTTTTTTGTCCATTTGGGCCTATTATTAAGGCTTAAATGTGAAGTTACTATAATTTTATGACGATTATTCTTGCAGAAGAAGACAAACATATGAAGACAAGTTAGATAACTTTATACAGGGATCTCCATTGACAATAACTCGAAAATAGGGACGGTGGTAGGCGCCCAAGGGTTCATGCGAACTTTTTTTATCGAaaatttatattgtatatataaggagcccgtttggattggcttataaaacttataagttgtttttgacttttttgagtgtttggtacggccaaaacacaaaatcattttgtgcttaaaataagctcaaaaaataattggacccatttaacttagtttatctaaaagaacttataaaaataaaacgaacataaaaaaaaaataagttaattttacccaacttattttttttatcggCTTTATaaacaaacaaatttttttataagccaatccaaacgggctcaaggtcaacattatttttatgtatgtaataataGATTATGAATCTCCGTTGActtctttatatatttattcttttatattttgaatccctTTAGTGAAAATTTTGACTCCATGCTACATGAATATCTACTTAGCTTTCAGGTTTGTGCTTATTTCTTGAGGAACCCCTAGAGAGACAACTAGCCATGGGCGGAACCACCTTAGGCGAAGGGTGTTCAGGTGCACACCCTTCGCCGGAAAACTACGCGGTATATATAGGTTAAATGTTAgctatgataagtatatatttaattttgcacaGCCTTAACACATGTGAGAAGAAATTTGGCACACCCTTCGCTAAATTCCCGACTCTGCGACTGCAAATAGCTCTCATCAATAAATTCACAACACGTTGTCCAATCAAACtattaaacaaaggaaaatattCACTTTGCTGGATCATGTCACCCAAGTGTTTAATCATTTTCCTTAATAGACCATTGGAATATTAACCATGAAATGTCACAGTTAAATTACCCCATTTAACTGCATAATATTCGGTAATAGTGAGGTAGGGAAACATAGAAGGGGAAGATATTTTGATGAGGTTGAAATCTCGTACATGAGTGATGCAAGCtgatgtttttattttaaaaaaaaaaaaaaatacttttagtctttttttttttttcaagtcacctttatgtattttttttttttttttggtaaagagGATATTTATGATACTTAGGCAAAATTCAGTGAATCTTTTTATTAGAAATAAGGGTAATATTTTAGAGATTTTGGTGTAACAAAATAAACATTAACTATTCATCATGAAATTACCCCCTTATTTTTatacttcccctataaataaaTTAGCATCAAGTAGGAGCAGAAAGAAGGGATTCACGTTCTAATGCTTGCCTTTCGCATCTTAATATATCTAATTCTATTTAACTAATCTACATATTTTTACTTGGCAAAagtaaaatatctttaattttaGATGGTTAAAAGGAGAATTGAAATTCTAAGTTCTTATCTAAAACTAAAAGTTGGGAAAATCAATCCAGCCCAAACTCCCTAGTTTTACTAATTTATAGTAAAAAAGATCAGTTACGACATTATTTGACTAGTCGATAACCTTTTACTatcaatgaaaagaaaaagctatGCACGTGGTAGGTAGAGGCGGAGCCAAGATTTTTAGTTTATAGGTTCTTgattatcactttttttttttattattgacTTCTGGAAGTTTGAGCCAAAATTACTGGGTTCTACCGAACCCCTAGCTAAAACTGTGGCCGCTCCTGATTGTAGAGAGATAAAAATTTATTCATACTCGATATTCACATCAAATCGTGTTAATTTACCATAATTAAGTCATAATTTAAGGTGACAATTAATGTATATTGATAATAATATTTTAGTGATAAAAttgtataataaaaaaaatgtatcgTATATTTATTAGGGTTGGGGCAAATAGTGAAAATTTTATCCCGTAGAAAACAAGgtaacaactttttttttttttttttttggctaaaaagGAGGGATCCAACCACCTTTGGACATTAGGGTATAATATGCTTTTAATTATTTGTCTTTACTCAATTTGAGTATTTTGTCTAAGGTTCCACCTGAAGAAAAACAAATAGAATGAAGCCACAAAGGCAAACCAACTCTagaattaagaacaaaagaagggATAATTGACATTGACTTCTGAAGACCATTGGTCACAAATAAGGGGATATAAGTCCAACAGAGAAGGTGCATTgcattaattattttaatagcAAGTAGTCACTATATTAC
Coding sequences within it:
- the LOC132055947 gene encoding LRR receptor-like serine/threonine-protein kinase GSO1: MGSVHLSYLLLFLTTLGVVLAGSSPNGSDSYWLLRIKSKFVDPFGVLENWSEGTSICTWNGVACSDDQSHIVGLNLSASGLEGPISQEFAHVTSLRVIDLSDNFLNGTIPPELGELHNLEELLLFSNFLTGEIPSEIGHLRKLQVLRIGANMLTGQVIPEIGKLSELRVLALAYCQFSGKMPNEIGNLKHLINLDLQQNSLTGPIPESIGGCKNLQNFAASNNRIGGRIPSSVGQLESLEILNLANNSFSGLIPVELSHLSNLKYLNLFGNELEGEIPFELNKLVQLETLDLSNNNLSGTISLLNTQLKNLETLALSGNFLTGSIPSNFCLRGSSLSLLILADNKLSGNFPMELLNCTSLRQLDLSGNNFGGMLPRGLDRVESLTDLLLNNNSFTGTIPPEIGNLTNLEDLYLFHNMLSGGIPVEIGKLQRLRELYLYENQLSGNIPRELTNCTSLTRVDFFGNQFSSSIPDAIGRLKNLEILQLRQNELSGPIPSSLGYCKKLQKLALADNKLSGSLPPTFRFLSELDLITLYNNSLEGPLPESLSLLKNLSKVNFSHNKFSGSISPLAGLNSLTALDLTNNSFSGLLPSELALSNNLTRLRLANNFLTGELPSEFGQLEKLRFLDLSFNNLTGDLAPSLAGLKNLGHFLLSSNQFSGKIPTWLGGIEGLGELDLSFNNFTGSVPVELGSCPRLLKLTLSNNRLSGAVPQELGNLTSLNVLNLQRNNLSGSIPSTLQKCQKLYELRLSENNLTGSIPYEIGSLSELQVILDLSKNQLSGEIPSSLGNLVKLERLNLSFNQLEGKVPQSFGRLSSLHILNLSYNHLQGSIPSTFSGFPLSSFIGNDHKLCGPPLLSCSEIKGHEGIWQLSKAGVVGITVAIVFTATVICMVLLYIMLRIWCNWRKVTISCSETGGFESKSREGENWVYGEEIKSGSKYWNTTSLTPSKGKQTSKGTCMFNLSVSSSDSTEKPLV